The following are from one region of the Nicotiana tabacum cultivar K326 chromosome 3, ASM71507v2, whole genome shotgun sequence genome:
- the LOC142174725 gene encoding uncharacterized protein LOC142174725, protein MQDKIGQELGVYMQADGILGLASAIRGRTKLAPVEWWMQFGYEVPNLQQFAIRVQSLTCSSSGCGRNWSVYEHIHTKKRNRLELKKLNDLVFVKYNRTLARRYKARNIIDPILLDNIDEANEWLTGGPENHEEEEVFEGEGLTFGHVAMASGVEENVYGFRGSTLRSKERISTSTCTRRTLINEASDEEEDDDQYNNSNMMTLQEFGDLVEE, encoded by the exons ATGCAAGACAAAATAGGGCAAGAGCTTGGTGTGTATATGCAAGCCGATGGAATTCTTGGATTAGCTTCGGCCATTAGAGGCAGAACCAAACTGGCACCAG TTGAATGGTGGATGCAATTTGGTTATGAAGTTCCAAACTTGCAACAATTTGCTATTAGAGTTCAAAGCTTAACTTGTAGCTCATCCGGATGCGGGAGAAATTGGAGTGTTTATGAACAT ATTCATACTAAGAAGAGGAACAGGCTTGAGCTAAAGAAACTCAATGATCTCGTGTTCGTAAAATATAATAGAACATTGGCTCGTCGTTACAAAGCTCGCAATATCATTGATCCAATTTTATTGGATAACATTGATGAAGCAAATGAATGGTTAACCGGAGGCCCCGAAaatcatgaagaagaagaagtgtttgAAGGAGAAGGTCTCACTTTTGGTCATGTTGCTATGGCAAGTGGAGTTGAAGAGAATGTTTATGGTTTTAGGGGAAGTACTTTAAGGAGCAAAGAAAGAATATCTACAAGTACATGTACAAGAAGAACCCTAATTAATGAAGCCtccgatgaagaagaagatgatgaccaATATAATAACTCGAACATGATGACACTTCAAGAGTTTGGAGATCTTGTTGAAGAATAG